One segment of Triticum aestivum cultivar Chinese Spring chromosome 2A, IWGSC CS RefSeq v2.1, whole genome shotgun sequence DNA contains the following:
- the LOC123184375 gene encoding putative UPF0496 protein 5, with protein sequence MGNRQGTMRPRRLKSARATGEELGSYEQACNADPELRSFDAALRRRASLAVSAAASGVEVRSMSLGSLREVTGCLVEMNQEVVRVVLASKHDVWGCPELLALVEDYFDASLHTLDFLAALDKALRRARDAQLVLHLALQVQDPAVRPPRALGALRRFKEAAGGEPFTDEFFAAFQAAYRQQLGMLDRLRRQKRRLDGRLRSLRVWRRVTGVVFATTFAAILVCSVVAAAIAAPPVAAALAAAASLPVGSAGKWVDAMLKRYRDALRGHKDVVGAMQVGTFVAIEELDSIRALVGRLEVQVGSMVDCAELAERDEEAARLAIDEVKKKLEAFMKNVDDLGQQADKCSRDIRQARTVVLQRIIHPH encoded by the coding sequence ATGGGGAACCGTCAGGGCACAATGAGGCCCAGGCGGCTCAAGAGCGCGAGAGCGACGGGGGAGGAGCTGGGGTCGTACGAGCAGGCGTGCAACGCGGACCCGGAGCTGCGGAGCTTCGACGCGGCGCTGCGTCGGCGCGCGAGCCTCGCCGTGTCGGCGGCGGCGTCCGGGGTGGAGGTGCGGTCCATGTCCCTGGGCTCCCTCCGCGAGGTCACCGGCTGCCTGGTGGAGATGAACCAGGAGGTGGTCCGCGTGGTGCTCGCCAGCAAGCACGACGTGTGGGGGTGCCCCGAGCTGTTGGCGCTGGTGGAGGACTACTTCGACGCCAGCCTCCACACCCTCGACTTCCTCGCCGCGCTCGACAAGGCCCTCCGCCGCGCCCGCGACGCGCAGCTCGTCCTCCACCTCGCGCTCCAGGTCCAAGACCCGGCCGTCCGGCCCCCGCGCGCGCTCGGCGCGCTGCGGCGGTTCaaggaggcggccggcggcgagccGTTCACGGACGAGTTCTTCGCCGCGTTCCAGGCCGCGTACCGGCAGCAGCTGGGCATGCTGGACAGGCTGCGGCGGCAGAAGCGCCGCCTGGACGGGCGCCTCCGGTCGCTCCGCGTCTGGCGCCGCGTGACGGGCGTCGTCTTCGCGACCACCTTCGCGGCGATCCTCGTCTGCTCGGTGGTGGCCGCGGCCATCGCCGCGCCACCCGTCGCGGCCGCGCTGGCGGCCGCGGCGTCGCTGCCCGTGGGCTCCGCCGGGAAGTGGGTGGATGCGATGCTGAAGCGGTACCGGGACGCGCTCCGGGGGCACAAGGACGTGGTGGGCGCAATGCAGGTCGGCACGTTCGTCGCCATCGAGGAGCTGGACAGCATACGCGCGCTCGTCGGCCGGCTCGAGGTCCAGGTCGGCTCCATGGTGGACTGCGCGGAGCTGGCGGAGCGCGACGAGGAGGCTGCGAGGTTGGCGATTGACGAGGTGAAGAAGAAGCTAGAGGCATTCATGAAGAACGTGGATGATCTCGGGCAGCAGGCGGACAAGTGTAGCCGGGACATCCGGCAGGCCAGGACCGTCGTGCTGCAGAGGATCATCCATCCCCATTAA